Proteins encoded within one genomic window of Actinoplanes octamycinicus:
- a CDS encoding DedA family protein: MAELSGLAGWVASVIETLGEVGVGLLVALENLIPPIPSEIVLSMAGYLAGEGRVNLVLVWVAATLGALLGALLLYWLGRGLGEERLRRWLDRIPLVDLDDLDKADRWFERHARAAVLFGRCAPVVRSLISIPAGANRMPVGQFALFTAIGSGVWNALFVGAGYALGSHWQDVEKYSHWFDYAMWTFFAGVIGWWVVKKVRGRSHRERPRDEDQLRSPR, from the coding sequence ATGGCAGAACTGAGTGGGCTGGCCGGCTGGGTGGCCTCGGTCATCGAGACGCTCGGCGAGGTCGGCGTGGGCCTGCTCGTCGCGCTGGAGAACCTGATCCCGCCGATCCCCAGCGAGATCGTGCTGTCGATGGCCGGTTACCTGGCCGGCGAGGGCCGGGTCAACCTGGTCCTGGTGTGGGTGGCCGCGACGCTCGGCGCGCTGCTCGGCGCGCTGCTGCTCTACTGGCTCGGGCGCGGTCTCGGCGAGGAGCGACTGCGGCGCTGGCTGGACCGGATCCCGCTGGTCGACCTGGACGACCTGGACAAGGCGGACCGCTGGTTCGAGCGGCACGCCCGGGCCGCGGTGCTGTTCGGCCGGTGCGCGCCGGTGGTGCGCAGCCTGATCTCGATCCCGGCCGGGGCGAACCGGATGCCGGTCGGGCAGTTCGCGCTCTTCACCGCGATCGGCAGCGGGGTGTGGAACGCGCTGTTCGTGGGCGCCGGCTACGCGCTCGGCTCGCACTGGCAGGACGTGGAGAAGTACAGCCACTGGTTCGACTACGCGATGTGGACGTTCTTCGCCGGGGTGATCGGCTGGTGGGTGGTCAAAAAGGTGCGCGGCCGCTCCCACCGGGAACGGCCGCGCGACGAGGATCAGCTCAGAAGCCCGCGCTGA
- a CDS encoding alpha-amylase family protein: MSDRWYTKAVVYCLDIDTFADSNGDGCGDIPGLIGRLDYLARLGVTCIWLNPIHPSPDRDDGYDVADFYNVDPRFGNLGDFAELLHQAGNRGIKVIIDLVVNHTSDKHPWFVSARSSPDSPYRDWYVWSETAPPDRKQGMVFPGEQTETWSYDRTAKLWYYHRFYDFQPDLNIKNPAVREEIKKICAFWLQLGVAGFRMDAVPFIIEETDPGNPDSPKDFGFLTELRQHIQWRKSDAVLLAEANVEPAQLVTYFGDEGGSSNRIHMLFDFMLNAKMILALAREDPEPIIDALRDTPKLPPGGQWATFLRNHDEIDLSRLTAEQRADVFAKFGPDENMQLYGRGIRRRLAPMLGNDRRRLELAYALQFSLRGTPVLRYGEEIGMGDDLALEGRDAIRTPMQWSGLPNAGFSTADPADLVRPVVTDDGFGYEKVNVTLQRHDSSSLLSWFERMIRTLREAPEIGSGTCSHVDVPAPRGLLVHRADDGTGTMLFLHNLGPDEVTVDLSSVAGEAEMPNDVLADAEYPDPGKLDDLRVSGHGYRWIRLRRTA, encoded by the coding sequence ATGAGTGACCGGTGGTACACGAAGGCTGTTGTCTACTGCCTCGACATCGACACCTTCGCCGACTCCAACGGGGACGGTTGTGGGGACATCCCCGGCCTGATCGGCCGGCTCGACTATCTGGCCCGGCTGGGTGTCACCTGCATCTGGCTGAACCCGATCCACCCCTCGCCGGACCGCGACGACGGTTACGACGTCGCCGACTTCTACAACGTCGATCCGCGGTTCGGCAACCTGGGTGACTTCGCCGAGCTGCTGCACCAGGCCGGCAACCGGGGCATCAAGGTGATCATCGACCTGGTGGTCAACCACACCTCGGACAAGCACCCGTGGTTCGTCTCGGCGCGGTCGTCGCCGGACTCGCCGTACCGGGACTGGTATGTCTGGAGCGAGACCGCTCCGCCGGACCGCAAGCAGGGCATGGTCTTCCCCGGCGAGCAGACCGAGACCTGGAGTTACGACCGGACCGCGAAGCTCTGGTACTACCACCGGTTCTACGACTTCCAGCCGGACCTGAACATCAAGAACCCCGCGGTGCGCGAGGAGATCAAGAAGATCTGCGCGTTCTGGCTGCAGCTCGGGGTGGCCGGGTTCCGGATGGACGCGGTGCCGTTCATCATCGAGGAGACCGATCCCGGCAACCCGGACTCGCCGAAGGACTTCGGCTTCCTCACCGAGCTGCGCCAGCACATCCAGTGGCGCAAGAGCGACGCCGTGCTGCTCGCCGAGGCCAATGTGGAGCCGGCCCAGCTGGTCACCTACTTCGGCGACGAGGGCGGGTCGAGCAACCGGATCCACATGCTCTTCGACTTCATGCTGAACGCCAAGATGATCCTCGCGCTGGCCCGGGAGGACCCGGAGCCGATCATCGACGCGCTGCGCGACACCCCGAAGCTGCCGCCGGGCGGGCAGTGGGCCACCTTCCTGCGCAACCACGACGAGATCGACCTGTCCCGGCTCACCGCCGAGCAGCGCGCCGACGTGTTCGCCAAGTTCGGCCCGGACGAGAACATGCAGCTGTACGGCCGGGGTATCCGCCGCCGGCTGGCCCCGATGCTGGGCAACGACCGCCGTCGCCTGGAACTCGCCTACGCGCTGCAGTTCAGCCTGCGCGGCACCCCGGTGCTGCGCTACGGCGAGGAGATCGGGATGGGCGACGACCTGGCCCTGGAGGGCCGGGACGCGATCCGTACCCCGATGCAGTGGTCCGGCCTGCCGAACGCCGGCTTCTCCACGGCGGATCCGGCCGACCTGGTCCGGCCGGTGGTCACCGACGACGGGTTCGGCTACGAGAAGGTCAACGTGACCCTGCAGCGGCACGACTCGTCGTCGCTGCTCTCCTGGTTCGAGCGGATGATCCGGACGCTGCGCGAGGCGCCGGAGATCGGCAGCGGCACGTGCAGCCACGTCGACGTGCCGGCACCGCGCGGCCTGCTGGTGCACCGCGCCGACGACGGCACCGGGACCATGCTGTTCCTGCACAACCTCGGGCCGGACGAGGTGACCGTCGATCTGAGCAGCGTCGCCGGGGAGGCGGAGATGCCGAACGACGTGCTGGCCGACGCGGAGTACCCGGATCCGGGCAAACTCGACGACCTCCGGGTGTCCGGCCACGGATACCGGTGGATCCGGCTGCGCAGAACCGCCTGA
- a CDS encoding PadR family transcriptional regulator, translating to MTEVPMREPTFLVLTALAGEPRHGYAVIEDVAGMTGGRVRLRAGTLYAALDRLRADGLIEVDREEVVQSRLRRYYRLTATGERSLAAETARLRAQAAIADRRLRARRTLGEATA from the coding sequence ATGACCGAGGTGCCGATGCGCGAGCCGACGTTTCTGGTGCTCACCGCCCTGGCCGGGGAGCCCCGGCACGGCTACGCGGTGATCGAGGATGTGGCCGGGATGACCGGCGGCCGGGTCCGGCTGCGCGCCGGCACCCTCTACGCCGCGCTCGACCGGCTGCGCGCCGACGGCCTGATCGAGGTCGACCGCGAGGAGGTGGTCCAGTCCCGCCTCCGGCGTTACTACCGGCTCACCGCCACCGGCGAGCGCAGCCTCGCCGCCGAGACCGCCCGCCTGCGCGCCCAGGCCGCCATCGCCGACCGTCGCCTGCGCGCCCGCCGCACCCTGGGCGAGGCGACCGCGTGA